The Ancylobacter sp. WKF20 genome contains a region encoding:
- a CDS encoding MSMEG_0568 family radical SAM protein translates to MDPATDLQPMPTEHLINELQSYGVRLVDPRAGAESRRGGAGPSDHKAMTIDGMTVMVPVHTAPAFESPYLVERPDAYGRSRISRDGLVLGEVSFPLQPKFYGLSTADGIPYSKIAVLHGRDVLATTVLQSCIRYQSRTKTCQFCAIGQSLAAGRTIERKTPAQLAEVAKAAVELDGVKHMVMTTGTPPGKDRGAAILTESVAAVKAAVDLPIQVQCEPPDDDAWFGRMFAAGADALGMHLEAVSEPVRQTIMPGKAQVSVERYFEAFAAAVPVFGRGQVSTYILAGLGDTREEILAICDRLTKIGVYPFVVPFVPISGTPLESHPTPTPAFMNSILGPLSGMLLATGLKSIDAKAGCAKCGACSALSTYERRGSMAGAMGGCA, encoded by the coding sequence ATGGATCCCGCGACCGATCTCCAGCCGATGCCGACGGAGCACCTGATCAACGAGTTGCAGTCCTACGGGGTGCGGCTGGTTGATCCCCGTGCCGGCGCCGAGTCGCGCCGGGGTGGTGCTGGACCGTCCGACCATAAGGCGATGACCATTGACGGCATGACCGTCATGGTCCCCGTCCACACCGCGCCGGCCTTCGAGAGCCCCTATCTGGTGGAGCGGCCCGACGCCTATGGTCGCTCGCGCATCAGCCGCGACGGGCTGGTGCTGGGCGAGGTGTCGTTCCCGCTTCAGCCGAAATTCTACGGCCTCTCCACCGCCGATGGCATTCCCTATTCCAAGATCGCCGTGCTGCATGGGCGCGACGTGCTGGCGACCACGGTGCTGCAAAGCTGCATCCGCTATCAGAGCCGCACCAAGACCTGCCAGTTCTGCGCCATCGGCCAGTCGCTGGCGGCCGGCCGCACCATCGAGCGCAAGACCCCCGCCCAGCTCGCGGAAGTCGCCAAGGCGGCGGTGGAGCTTGATGGCGTCAAGCACATGGTGATGACCACCGGCACCCCGCCGGGCAAGGACCGTGGCGCGGCGATCCTCACCGAGAGCGTCGCGGCGGTGAAGGCGGCGGTGGACCTGCCGATCCAGGTGCAGTGCGAGCCGCCCGATGACGATGCCTGGTTCGGCCGGATGTTCGCGGCGGGGGCGGACGCGCTCGGCATGCATCTGGAAGCGGTGAGCGAGCCGGTGCGGCAGACGATCATGCCCGGCAAGGCGCAGGTGTCGGTGGAACGCTACTTTGAGGCGTTCGCCGCCGCCGTGCCGGTGTTCGGGCGCGGGCAGGTCTCGACCTATATCCTCGCCGGGCTCGGCGACACGCGCGAGGAGATCCTCGCCATCTGCGACCGGCTGACCAAGATCGGCGTCTATCCCTTCGTCGTGCCCTTCGTGCCGATTTCCGGCACGCCGCTGGAAAGCCACCCGACGCCCACGCCGGCCTTCATGAATTCCATCCTCGGCCCGCTCTCGGGCATGCTGCTGGCGACCGGGCTGAAATCCATCGACGCCAAGGCCGGCTGCGCCAAATGCGGCGCATGCTCGGCGCTCTCCACCTATGAGCGCCGGGGCAGTATGGCCGGCGCGATGGGGGGCTGCGCATGA
- a CDS encoding Pnap_2097 family protein — translation MNRPLGPLELDEAIPAAAPGHLAREVTGEVSLILGMPQLSLAGLSESWLLKELGHRHWMLLAEMAGRAVPDFRDGDGAPVYAAFCALSVAQAAFDALGENDRLVIRSSLRRISRTQCASRHRLLRQGVCLGEIELVSVFVRRGSGGSNHAVARVALDGFPPVIDAPNELATRAADLRAGRLGTHFGFDLASLEGEGRFEIDPCPAQDFNGAGFLYFSSFVGFLDRAEWHLDGRRAPRAVTRRREVFFHGNVDPGERILVRWLAARRGEGVLVHRCRLERASDGARLADAFTERAV, via the coding sequence ATGAACCGACCACTGGGGCCGCTGGAGCTCGACGAGGCCATCCCTGCCGCCGCCCCAGGCCACCTCGCGCGTGAGGTGACGGGCGAGGTCTCGCTCATCCTCGGCATGCCGCAGCTCTCGCTGGCCGGCCTCTCGGAGAGCTGGCTGCTCAAGGAGCTCGGCCATCGCCACTGGATGCTGCTGGCGGAGATGGCCGGGCGCGCCGTGCCGGATTTCCGCGATGGCGACGGGGCGCCGGTCTATGCCGCCTTCTGCGCGCTGTCGGTCGCCCAGGCCGCCTTCGATGCGCTGGGGGAGAATGACCGTCTGGTCATCCGCTCCAGCCTGCGGCGCATCTCCCGCACCCAATGCGCCAGCCGACACCGCCTGCTGCGGCAGGGCGTCTGTCTCGGCGAGATCGAACTGGTCTCGGTCTTCGTCCGGCGCGGCAGCGGCGGGAGCAACCATGCCGTCGCCCGCGTGGCGCTGGACGGCTTCCCGCCCGTGATCGACGCACCGAACGAGCTTGCCACCCGCGCGGCGGATCTGCGGGCGGGCCGGCTGGGCACGCATTTCGGCTTTGATCTCGCGAGCCTGGAAGGGGAGGGCCGATTCGAGATCGACCCCTGCCCGGCGCAGGATTTCAACGGCGCGGGCTTTCTCTACTTCTCCAGCTTCGTCGGTTTTCTCGACCGGGCGGAGTGGCATCTCGACGGCCGCCGCGCGCCGCGTGCCGTCACGCGTCGACGCGAGGTGTTCTTTCACGGCAATGTCGATCCCGGTGAGCGGATCCTCGTGCGCTGGCTCGCGGCGCGGCGCGGGGAGGGCGTTCTGGTGCATCGCTGCCGGCTGGAGCGGGCAAGCGACGGGGCGCGCCTTGCCGACGCCTTCACCGAGCGGGCGGTGTGA
- a CDS encoding MSMEG_0567/Sll0786 family nitrogen starvation N-acetyltransferase: MMYGPFDAFRAADFQVKFATATWEKRGAARLRHEVFCEEQGLFAGDDRDAIDAVAIPIVAVSMLGLVADDVVGTVRIHEAEPGLWWGSRLAVAEGYRKVGPLGAALIRLAVSSAHARGCTRFLAHVQSQNGLLFRRLHWNIVEEKELHGRPHLLMQADLAHYPPILDAETGFHALARAGSVRRAA, encoded by the coding sequence ATGATGTATGGGCCCTTCGACGCCTTCCGCGCCGCCGATTTCCAGGTGAAGTTCGCCACCGCCACCTGGGAGAAGCGCGGCGCCGCGCGTCTGCGCCATGAAGTGTTCTGCGAGGAGCAGGGCCTGTTCGCGGGCGACGACCGTGACGCCATCGACGCCGTCGCCATTCCCATCGTCGCCGTTTCCATGCTCGGGCTGGTGGCCGACGATGTGGTCGGCACGGTGCGCATCCATGAAGCCGAGCCCGGCCTGTGGTGGGGCTCGCGCCTCGCCGTGGCGGAAGGCTATCGCAAGGTCGGGCCGCTCGGCGCGGCGCTGATCCGGCTTGCCGTGTCCTCCGCCCATGCGCGCGGCTGTACCCGCTTCCTTGCCCATGTGCAGAGCCAGAACGGCCTGCTGTTCCGCCGGCTGCACTGGAACATCGTCGAGGAGAAGGAGCTCCATGGCCGCCCGCATCTGCTCATGCAGGCGGACCTCGCTCATTATCCGCCGATCCTCGATGCCGAGACCGGCTTCCACGCGCTGGCGCGGGCAGGCAGCGTGCGGAGGGCGGCATGA
- a CDS encoding MSMEG_0570 family nitrogen starvation response protein, with the protein MPEMTFTIRWPDGTREPCYSPSLIIKDYLTPGETYALDDFLARSRTALMIASERVEAKYGFPCSRALGQLARLENAGRSFSTQSEARVAVESFDA; encoded by the coding sequence ATGCCTGAGATGACCTTCACCATCCGCTGGCCCGATGGCACGCGCGAGCCGTGCTACTCGCCTTCGCTCATCATCAAGGACTATCTGACGCCGGGCGAGACCTATGCGCTCGACGATTTCCTCGCCCGCTCCCGCACGGCGCTGATGATCGCCAGCGAGCGGGTGGAGGCGAAATACGGCTTCCCCTGCTCACGCGCCCTCGGGCAGCTCGCCCGGCTGGAAAACGCCGGCCGCTCTTTTTCCACGCAATCGGAGGCCCGCGTCGCCGTCGAATCCTTCGACGCGTGA
- a CDS encoding sll0787 family AIR synthase-like protein, which produces MSARGGLPLGPDAFAGIVAKLRASAGMAAKADIALAAARLGIGGTSDIRVGDDCAAIPDGEGWLLLAIEGFMNEFVAGDPWFAGWCGVMVNLSDIAAMGGRPLAVVDAVWAKGEEEASPVLAGLRAASERFGVPVVGGHTNLKTDRGQLSVAILGRAKRLLTSFDAQPGETLIAAIDLRGRYREPFSNWEAATDAPAERLRGDLALLPEIAEAGLSRAAKDISQGGVVGTSAMLAEASGVGIEIDLARVPAPEGVDPARWLMSFPSYGYLLTATPDNEPAICQAFQARGIAAVAIGRVTADRRVTVLNGAARETIWDFAARPLIGCGPLAPRAEDAA; this is translated from the coding sequence ATGAGCGCGCGCGGGGGCTTGCCGCTCGGCCCGGATGCCTTTGCCGGCATCGTCGCCAAGTTGCGGGCGTCGGCCGGCATGGCGGCCAAGGCCGATATCGCGCTCGCCGCCGCGCGGCTGGGGATCGGCGGCACGAGTGACATACGGGTGGGCGACGACTGTGCCGCCATTCCCGATGGCGAGGGCTGGCTGCTTCTCGCCATTGAAGGCTTCATGAACGAGTTCGTCGCCGGCGATCCGTGGTTCGCCGGCTGGTGCGGGGTGATGGTCAACCTCTCCGACATCGCCGCCATGGGCGGGCGCCCGCTCGCCGTGGTCGATGCGGTATGGGCGAAGGGCGAGGAGGAGGCGTCGCCGGTTCTGGCGGGCCTGCGCGCGGCGTCGGAGCGCTTCGGCGTCCCCGTCGTCGGCGGCCACACCAATCTCAAGACCGATCGCGGCCAGCTCTCCGTTGCCATTCTCGGGCGGGCGAAGCGCCTGCTGACTTCCTTCGACGCGCAGCCGGGCGAGACGCTGATCGCCGCCATCGATCTGCGCGGGCGCTACCGCGAACCGTTCTCCAACTGGGAAGCCGCCACCGACGCTCCGGCCGAGCGGCTGCGCGGCGACCTCGCTTTGCTGCCCGAGATCGCCGAGGCCGGCCTCTCCCGCGCCGCCAAGGACATCAGCCAGGGCGGCGTGGTCGGCACCAGCGCTATGCTGGCGGAAGCCTCGGGCGTGGGGATCGAGATCGACCTTGCCCGCGTGCCGGCGCCGGAGGGGGTGGACCCGGCGCGTTGGCTGATGAGCTTCCCGAGCTACGGTTACCTACTCACCGCCACCCCCGATAATGAGCCGGCTATTTGTCAGGCCTTTCAGGCGCGCGGCATCGCCGCTGTAGCTATTGGCCGGGTCACCGCGGATCGGCGCGTCACCGTGTTGAACGGCGCGGCGCGCGAGACCATCTGGGATTTCGCCGCCCGCCCGCTCATCGGCTGCGGTCCCCTGGCACCCCGCGCGGAGGATGCGGCATGA
- a CDS encoding MSMEG_0565 family glycosyltransferase — protein MSASRPLRIAILAHSTNPRGGVVHALELGDALTRLGHEAVVHAPDAKGAGFFRPTLCGTVSVPASPVGADVTEMVRIRMADYIRHFEAPAHRRFDVFHAQDGISGNALATLTERGLIPGFARTVHHVDSFRDPALAELQRRAIVTADRHFAVSHLWQDKLAVLFGLAPDLVGNGIDTARFTPLPDGREAGLARTLGLGGGPIILSVGGVEERKNTLAMLEGFIQLRALHPRAQFVIAGGASVLDHHAYQAEFAARLAASGLPGDAVIRTGALAQADMPALYRLADVLAFASLNEGFGLVALEAMACGVPTVVSRIAPFTEHIGEDETVWCDPKSPASIANALAAALSPELANRLAAQGPRAAARHDWLTVARAHLPAYRALAAAAPAELHHA, from the coding sequence ATGAGTGCCTCCCGCCCGCTGCGCATCGCCATCCTCGCCCATTCCACCAACCCGCGCGGCGGCGTCGTCCATGCGCTGGAGCTGGGCGACGCGCTGACCCGGCTCGGCCATGAGGCGGTGGTCCACGCGCCGGATGCCAAGGGCGCCGGCTTCTTCCGCCCGACGCTGTGTGGAACGGTCAGCGTGCCCGCCTCGCCGGTTGGCGCGGATGTGACGGAGATGGTGCGCATCCGCATGGCCGATTACATCCGCCATTTCGAGGCCCCCGCGCACCGGCGGTTCGATGTCTTCCACGCGCAGGACGGCATTTCCGGCAATGCGCTGGCGACGCTGACGGAGCGCGGCCTCATCCCCGGTTTCGCCCGCACGGTGCATCACGTCGACAGCTTCCGCGACCCGGCGCTGGCCGAGCTTCAGCGCCGCGCCATCGTCACGGCGGACCGACATTTCGCGGTGAGCCATCTCTGGCAGGACAAGCTCGCCGTCCTGTTCGGCCTGGCGCCCGATCTCGTCGGCAACGGCATCGACACGGCGCGCTTCACTCCGCTGCCGGATGGCCGGGAGGCGGGGCTCGCCCGCACGCTCGGCCTCGGCGGCGGTCCCATCATCCTCAGCGTCGGCGGCGTGGAGGAGCGCAAGAACACGCTCGCCATGCTGGAGGGCTTCATCCAGCTGCGCGCACTCCACCCGCGCGCGCAGTTCGTCATCGCCGGCGGCGCGAGCGTACTGGACCATCACGCCTATCAGGCGGAATTCGCCGCGCGCCTTGCCGCCTCCGGCCTGCCCGGTGACGCGGTGATCCGCACCGGCGCGCTGGCGCAGGCCGACATGCCCGCCCTCTACCGCCTCGCCGATGTGCTGGCCTTCGCCTCGCTCAATGAAGGCTTCGGCCTCGTCGCCCTGGAGGCGATGGCCTGCGGCGTCCCCACCGTCGTCTCGCGCATCGCGCCCTTCACCGAGCATATCGGCGAGGACGAGACGGTCTGGTGCGACCCGAAGAGCCCCGCCTCCATCGCCAATGCGCTGGCCGCCGCCTTGAGCCCGGAACTCGCCAACCGTCTCGCCGCGCAGGGTCCGCGCGCGGCGGCCCGGCATGACTGGCTCACCGTCGCCCGCGCCCACCTTCCCGCCTACCGCGCCCTCGCTGCGGCTGCCCCTGCGGAGCTTCACCATGCCTGA
- a CDS encoding alpha/beta hydrolase has translation MTTSTDKAPTAPTPRDDSLDRRTMLKVAGAGLAAVGLTSLLDTTEATAQDMSRGAANFYTSDRVTLQKVIFKSQYRMDVAGNLIVPKDINRSARNPAIIVGHPMGAVKEQSATLYATKMAEQGFVTLAIDLPFWGESAGEPRNMVSPDLYAEAFSAATDYLGTQAFVDRNRIGVIGICGSGSFAISAAKIDPRLRAVATVSMYDMGAANRNALNHSLTLEQRKAIIAAAADQRYAEFEGGEVAVAGGTDLVLTADTHPIQREFYDFYRTPRGEVTPAGASPLRTTKPTVTSNVKFMNFYPFNDIETISPRPMLFISGDQAHSREFSEDAYRRAAEPKELIWVAGAGHVDLYDRVDLIPFDKLTSFFSQHLSA, from the coding sequence ATGACTACCTCCACTGATAAAGCGCCGACCGCCCCTACGCCTCGGGATGACAGCCTTGATCGCCGCACGATGCTGAAGGTCGCCGGTGCTGGCCTCGCCGCCGTCGGTCTCACCTCCCTGCTGGATACCACCGAGGCGACCGCGCAGGACATGTCGCGCGGCGCGGCGAATTTCTACACCAGCGACAGGGTCACGCTGCAAAAAGTTATCTTCAAGAGCCAGTACCGGATGGATGTCGCCGGCAACCTGATCGTGCCGAAGGACATCAACCGCAGCGCCCGCAACCCCGCGATCATCGTTGGCCATCCTATGGGGGCGGTGAAGGAACAGAGCGCGACGCTCTACGCGACGAAGATGGCCGAACAGGGCTTCGTGACTCTCGCCATCGACCTGCCCTTCTGGGGCGAGAGCGCCGGCGAGCCGCGCAACATGGTCTCGCCGGATCTCTATGCCGAGGCGTTCAGCGCCGCTACCGACTATCTCGGCACCCAAGCCTTCGTCGACCGCAACCGCATCGGCGTCATCGGCATCTGCGGTTCGGGCAGCTTCGCCATCAGCGCCGCGAAAATCGACCCGCGGCTCCGCGCGGTCGCGACCGTCTCGATGTACGACATGGGCGCCGCCAACCGGAACGCGCTGAACCATTCGCTGACCCTGGAGCAGCGCAAGGCCATCATCGCCGCCGCCGCCGATCAGCGCTATGCGGAGTTCGAAGGCGGGGAGGTCGCGGTCGCCGGCGGCACCGATCTCGTGCTCACCGCTGACACCCACCCGATCCAGCGCGAGTTCTACGATTTTTACCGCACGCCGCGCGGCGAGGTCACCCCGGCCGGCGCGTCCCCGCTTCGGACGACGAAGCCGACGGTGACCAGCAATGTGAAGTTCATGAATTTCTATCCCTTCAACGACATCGAAACGATCTCCCCGCGTCCGATGCTGTTCATCAGCGGCGACCAAGCGCATTCGCGCGAGTTCAGCGAAGATGCCTACAGGCGGGCCGCCGAACCGAAGGAACTGATCTGGGTGGCCGGTGCCGGTCACGTCGATCTGTACGACCGCGTGGATCTCATCCCCTTCGACAAGCTGACGAGCTTCTTCAGCCAGCATCTGTCCGCCTGA
- a CDS encoding MSMEG_0572/Sll0783 family nitrogen starvation response protein, producing MATITVPAHQKGDVLVDYEDKKFEDVKAAPGEKALVTFHTVAFEGSIGLVNLLQASRLIQKGFETSVLLYGPGVTLGVQRGFPKLGDEAFPGHLNFNGRIEKIINDGGKVYACRFALQALYGHGEGALIPGVIPISPLDVLDIILVHRRDNAFMLHTWTL from the coding sequence ATGGCCACCATTACCGTTCCGGCCCACCAGAAGGGCGATGTTCTGGTCGACTATGAGGACAAGAAGTTCGAGGACGTCAAAGCCGCCCCCGGCGAGAAGGCGCTCGTCACCTTCCACACCGTGGCGTTTGAGGGCTCGATCGGCCTCGTCAACCTGCTGCAGGCCTCGCGCCTGATCCAGAAGGGCTTCGAGACCTCGGTGCTGCTCTATGGGCCGGGCGTCACGCTCGGCGTGCAGCGCGGCTTCCCCAAGCTCGGCGACGAGGCGTTTCCCGGCCATCTCAACTTCAACGGCCGCATCGAGAAGATCATCAATGACGGCGGCAAGGTCTATGCCTGCCGCTTCGCCCTGCAGGCGCTCTACGGCCATGGCGAAGGCGCGCTGATCCCCGGCGTCATCCCGATCAGCCCGCTCGACGTGCTCGACATCATCCTCGTCCACCGGCGCGACAACGCCTTCATGCTCCACACGTGGACGCTGTGA
- a CDS encoding Nit6803 family nitrilase, with the protein MADMTAPAKRIVRAAAVQIAPDLDSLEGTLTRVLAALEEAAGKGARLVVFPETFLPWYPYFSFVLPPVLTGAEHLRLYEQAVLVPGPVTEAVAASARRLGVVVVLGVNERDHGSLYNTQLIFDADGSLKLKRRKITPTFHERMIWGQGDGAGLKVADTAVGRVGALACWEHYNPLARYALMAQHEEIHVAQFPGSLVGPIFAEQIEVTIRHHALESGCFVVNATGWLTEDQITRISPDERLRKALIGGCMTAIISPEGSHVVPPLISGEGILIADLDMALITKRKRMMDSVGHYARPELLSLNLDDRPAVPLHRQAAPFLASTGSAFDEADGSRDRSPADADGAPDQRVAVLRGAAG; encoded by the coding sequence ATGGCAGACATGACAGCCCCGGCAAAGCGCATCGTCCGCGCCGCCGCGGTGCAGATCGCGCCGGACCTCGACAGCCTGGAGGGCACGCTCACCCGCGTGCTCGCCGCGCTGGAGGAGGCAGCAGGCAAGGGGGCGCGGCTTGTCGTGTTCCCGGAGACCTTCCTGCCCTGGTATCCCTATTTCTCCTTCGTGCTGCCCCCGGTGCTGACCGGGGCGGAGCATCTGCGGCTCTATGAGCAGGCGGTGCTCGTGCCCGGCCCGGTGACCGAGGCGGTGGCGGCCTCCGCCCGCCGCCTCGGTGTCGTGGTCGTGCTGGGGGTGAATGAGCGCGACCATGGCTCGCTCTACAACACCCAGCTCATCTTCGACGCCGATGGCAGCCTGAAGCTCAAGCGCCGCAAGATCACGCCGACCTTCCATGAGCGGATGATCTGGGGGCAGGGCGACGGCGCCGGCCTCAAGGTGGCCGACACGGCTGTGGGACGCGTCGGCGCGCTGGCCTGCTGGGAGCATTACAACCCGCTCGCCCGCTACGCGCTGATGGCCCAGCACGAGGAAATCCACGTCGCGCAGTTCCCCGGCTCGCTGGTCGGGCCGATCTTCGCCGAGCAGATCGAGGTGACGATCCGTCACCACGCGCTGGAATCGGGCTGCTTCGTGGTCAATGCCACCGGCTGGCTGACCGAGGACCAGATCACCCGCATCTCGCCGGATGAGCGGCTGCGCAAGGCGCTCATCGGCGGCTGCATGACGGCGATCATCTCGCCCGAGGGCAGCCATGTCGTGCCCCCGCTCATCTCCGGCGAGGGCATTCTCATCGCCGATCTCGACATGGCGCTCATCACCAAGCGCAAGCGGATGATGGATTCGGTCGGCCATTACGCCCGGCCGGAACTGCTCAGCCTCAATCTCGACGACCGGCCCGCCGTGCCGCTGCACCGGCAGGCCGCGCCCTTCCTCGCCAGCACCGGGAGTGCGTTCGATGAAGCCGATGGATCCCGCGACCGATCTCCAGCCGATGCCGACGGAGCACCTGATCAACGAGTTGCAGTCCTACGGGGTGCGGCTGGTTGA
- a CDS encoding MSMEG_0569 family flavin-dependent oxidoreductase, whose product MNENRIEHHPVVIVGGGQAGLSASYHLRQRGIGHLVLEKNRAMHAWESQRWDNFCLVTPNWQCDLPGHPYDGPEPDGFMKKDEIRAYLAGFRAKVDPPIREGVSVRRVAPRAEGGFLISTSAGDFSADHVIAASGGYHEPIIPRMAERLPASIAQIHSAQYRNADQLPPGAVLVVGSGQSGAQIAEDLHLAGRKVHLAVGDAPRCARFYRGRDVVTWLADMGYYDMPVEKHPLREGVRDNTNHYVTGRDGGRDIDLRKFAREGMELYGVLRDFDGGSLLFEENLRQALDDADRTYNGINAAIDKHITDNAIAAPPPSVYTPVWEPPAERGTLDLAGSGITAIVWCIGFRPDFRWLDAPVFNGAGHPQHRRGVTAREGLYFLGLPWLHTWGSGRFGSVGRDAAFLVDHIAAQLARAGQDSAA is encoded by the coding sequence ATGAATGAGAACCGCATCGAGCATCATCCGGTCGTCATCGTCGGCGGCGGCCAGGCGGGGCTGTCGGCCTCCTATCATCTGCGCCAGCGCGGCATCGGTCATCTCGTGCTGGAGAAGAACCGGGCGATGCACGCCTGGGAGAGCCAGCGCTGGGACAATTTCTGTCTGGTGACGCCCAACTGGCAATGCGACCTGCCCGGCCATCCCTATGATGGGCCGGAGCCGGACGGCTTCATGAAGAAGGATGAGATCCGCGCCTATCTCGCCGGCTTCCGCGCCAAGGTTGACCCGCCGATCCGCGAGGGGGTGAGCGTGCGCCGCGTCGCGCCGCGCGCCGAGGGCGGCTTCCTCATCTCAACCAGCGCCGGCGACTTCAGCGCCGATCATGTGATTGCGGCGTCCGGCGGCTATCACGAGCCGATCATTCCGCGCATGGCCGAGCGCCTGCCCGCCTCCATCGCCCAGATCCACTCGGCGCAGTACCGCAACGCCGACCAGCTGCCGCCCGGCGCGGTGCTGGTGGTCGGTTCCGGTCAGTCCGGCGCGCAGATCGCCGAGGATCTCCACCTCGCCGGCCGCAAGGTGCATCTGGCGGTGGGGGACGCGCCGCGCTGCGCCCGCTTCTACCGAGGCCGGGACGTCGTCACCTGGCTCGCGGATATGGGCTATTACGACATGCCAGTGGAGAAGCACCCGCTGCGCGAGGGCGTGCGCGACAACACCAACCATTACGTCACCGGCCGCGATGGCGGGCGCGACATCGACCTGCGCAAATTCGCGCGCGAGGGCATGGAGCTGTATGGCGTGCTGCGCGATTTCGACGGCGGTTCGCTGCTGTTCGAGGAAAACCTCCGGCAGGCCTTGGATGATGCCGACCGCACCTATAACGGCATCAACGCCGCCATCGACAAGCACATCACTGACAACGCCATCGCGGCGCCGCCGCCCAGCGTCTACACGCCGGTGTGGGAGCCGCCGGCCGAGCGCGGCACGCTCGATCTCGCCGGCTCGGGGATCACCGCCATTGTCTGGTGCATCGGCTTCCGCCCGGATTTCCGCTGGCTGGACGCGCCCGTCTTCAACGGCGCGGGCCACCCGCAGCACCGGCGCGGCGTGACGGCGCGCGAGGGGCTCTACTTCCTTGGCCTGCCCTGGCTGCACACCTGGGGTTCCGGCCGCTTCGGCAGCGTGGGACGCGACGCGGCCTTCCTCGTCGATCATATCGCCGCGCAGCTCGCCCGCGCCGGGCAGGACAGCGCGGCATGA
- a CDS encoding flavodoxin family protein, with protein sequence MNIAIVFDSGYGHTAKLARHVAEGVARVPGAKATLFAVADGPVDWAALAASDAIIFGSPTYNGLISARLKRFMEDSTGTAWMPQAWRNKIAAGFTNSGAVHGDKLNALVSLALFAAQHGMIWVGLDIFPGKTQNDLNRLGSWLGAMAQSDDAPAELTPIDSDLRTAAYLGQRVAEVTAQFLKGRA encoded by the coding sequence ATGAACATCGCCATCGTGTTTGATAGTGGCTATGGCCACACCGCCAAGCTCGCCCGCCATGTGGCGGAGGGCGTCGCCCGGGTGCCTGGGGCCAAGGCAACCCTTTTCGCCGTGGCCGACGGCCCCGTCGACTGGGCCGCGCTGGCCGCCAGCGACGCCATCATCTTCGGATCGCCGACCTATAACGGCCTCATCTCCGCGCGCCTGAAGAGGTTCATGGAAGATTCAACTGGCACCGCCTGGATGCCACAGGCCTGGCGCAACAAGATCGCTGCCGGCTTCACAAATTCCGGTGCCGTTCACGGCGACAAGCTCAACGCCCTGGTGTCTCTGGCGCTTTTCGCCGCCCAGCACGGCATGATCTGGGTCGGCCTCGATATCTTTCCCGGCAAGACCCAGAACGACCTGAACCGTCTCGGTAGTTGGCTCGGTGCGATGGCGCAGTCGGACGACGCGCCGGCAGAGCTGACCCCCATCGACAGCGACCTGCGGACCGCGGCCTATCTCGGCCAGCGTGTCGCCGAGGTCACGGCGCAGTTCCTTAAGGGCAGGGCCTGA